One genomic window of Anthonomus grandis grandis chromosome 3, icAntGran1.3, whole genome shotgun sequence includes the following:
- the LOC126733884 gene encoding probable multidrug resistance-associated protein lethal(2)03659 — MEDAKAVEIRRQTQEKNPFIKANILGKVFFTWTFPLFLKGYKKDLLEEDLYAALPSHESKYLGDKLDKEWSKELKVKKKSSSLWMALARVFGKEMAFQAVCYLLCEILARITVPLFLSQLLEYFEPQSVMSKQTAYYYAGAIATCVFLSSAFQHHYMLHNYHLGMKLRVATSSIIYRKVLKLNKSALAETTVGQMVNLISNDVARFERATLHIHSLWMAPLETIIVIVIMYYSVGYTAMIGVLLLLASIPFQIWMGKKTSTFRLATAIRTDERIRLMNEIISGIQVIKMYTWEKPFAKLVEISRRREIDEIKKISIVRAIIMSLNIFLNSTAVYLCILTYVLTNKIVDAQYVYLIQSFYGVLRTTLTMFFPQGVTEFAEANISIKRIRRFLMYDEVDFDSSATFINNSQSSETLKPDLTKHDELAVRISIKDASLRWLNDRTENNLDHLDLEVNSGELTVVIGAVGSGKTTLLHGILGELKPVKGSTKVTGNISYASQEPWLFVGSVRQNIIFGQKFDATRYHEVVRACQLERDFTLFPYGDRTIVGERGVSLSGGQRARINLARAVYKDSDIYLLDDPLSAVDAQVGKQIFEECITGYLKDKCVVLVTHQLQYLKHVKKIYLLGDRKIEHSGTYKEIRSSGKQFSKLLEDLKDIMDEDEMVEKYDLKPIRRRRISTKEAVPKNDKKPAMVKEGRGEGKVAWSIYKTYFLSSGHCCKIWTIFLIFVLVQVLSSFLELYLKEWVNINQFKKIQQDSYIPPVYNLTTNDSFPIVENVFSSTEPSSVLPALSSFELFWINHLSDDLVLYIYSLGIVLLIVLTISRSLAFYRCCNKASVRLHNNMFYKTVYASLRFFNTNPSGRILNRFSKDMNQVDEVLPLCLLDSLQIFLTVIGICSVIASVNPWMLLFTGVMLTIFYFLRVIFLATSRDLKRLEGITRSPVYSHLTASLQGLTTIRAFGAQKILKNEFDNYQNSNCSAYFMFLAANRTFGFWLDMHCVVFITFVTFSFLLFNTGTFGGNVGLAITQAMNLTRMFQWGMRQWSELENTMTCVERIQEYADIVPEQDGATHDPPKSWPATGDIKFDNLCLKYTPEEPLVLKNLTFHIRSTEKVGIVGRTGAGKSSIIIALFRLAVNEGRIIIDGLDISKIPLSRLRSSISIIPQEPVLFSGSLRKNLDPFEEYTDEVIWRALEEVELKQVVSNFPQGLASKMSEGGSNFSVGQRQLVCLARAIVKNNKILVLDEATANVDPQTDALIQNTIRRKFPDCTVLTIAHRLHTIMDSDKVVVMDAGRIVEFGHPHELLQKKENGVFYELVQQTGGAMADNLIAIAHENYLEKSTKNSDT; from the exons ATGGAAGATGCCAAAGCGGTCGAAATCAGGAGACAAACGCAAGAAAAGAACCCTTTTATTAAGGCTAATATTTTGGGAAAAGTGTTTTTTAC TTGGACATTCCCACTATTCTTAAAAGGCTATAAAAAAGACTTACTAGAAGAGGACCTTTACGCAGCCCTACCATCTCATGAATCAAAATATCTTGGGGATAAATTAGATAAAGAATGGAGCAAAGaactaaaagtaaaaaagaaaagcTCCTCACTATGGATGGCTTTAGCTAGAGTTTTTGGCAAAGAGATGGCCTTTCAAGCAGTATGTTACCTGCTATGTGAAATTTTAGCTAGGATAACAGTGCCATTATTTCTCTCTCAACTTCTGGAATACTTTGAACCGCAGTCAGTTATGTCCAAACAAACAGCTTATTACTATGCTGGTGCAATTGCTACTTGCGTATTCTTGTCCTCTGCTTTCCAGCATCATTATATGCTGCATAATTATCATTTGG GTATGAAACTCCGGGTGGCAACTTCATCCATTATCTACAGGAAAGTTCTTAAGTTGAACAAAAGTGCCCTGGCAGAAACCACCGTGGGCCAAATGGTTAATTTAATATCCAACGATGTAGCCAGATTTGAAAGGGCAACACTTCATATTCATAGTTTATGGATGGCACCATTGGAAACTATTATAGTTATTGTTATTATGTACTATAGCGTTGGATATACTGCCATGATTGGTGTTTTACTCTTGTTGGCCTCTATACCGTTCCAAA TATGGATGGGTAAGAAAACGTCCACTTTTAGGCTGGCAACCGCAATTCGAACAGACGAAAGAATCCGACTGATGAACGAAATAATTTCCGGAATTCAAGTGATCAAAATGTACACCTGGGAAAAACCGTTTGCCAAACTGGTTGAAATTAGTAGAag GCGAGAGATCGacgaaatcaaaaaaatctctATCGTTCGAGCAATCATAATGTCGCTCAATATCTTCCTTAATAGCACTGCGGTCTATCTCTGCATTTTAACATACGTGCTAACGAATAAAATTGTAGACGCACAATACGTATATCTTATTCAATCGTTTTATGGAGTTCTTAGAACGACTTTGACCATGTTCTTTCCGCAGGGTGTAACCGAATTCGCGGAAGCCAACATTTCCATTAAACGAATAAGACGATTTCTCATGTATGACGAAGTGGATTTCGACTCGAGCGctacttttataaataactcTCAGTCTAGTGAGACCCTTAAACCAGATTTAACCAAGCATGATGAGCTAGCAGTCAGAATATCCATAAAGGATGCGTCTCTTAGGTGGCTTAATGATAGAACGGAGAATAACTTGGATCATCTTGATCTCGAAGTGAACTCTGGTGAGTTGACTGTTGTTATTGGTGCAGTTGGAAGTGGTAAGACCACCCTTCTTCACGGTATACTTGGCGAACTAAAGCCAGTAAAGGGTTCCACAAAAGTAACTGGGAATATTTCCTATGCCAGTCAGGAACCTTGGTTGTTTGTCGGAAGCGTAAGACAAAACATTATCTTCGGTCAAAAGTTTGATGCAACAAGATACCACGAAGTAGTCAGGGCATGTCAGCTTGAAAGGGACTTCACCCTATTTCCTTATGGTGATCGCACCATTGTGGGCGAACGGGGAGTGTCTCTAAGTGGTGGTCAACGAGCTAGAATCAATCTTGCCCGGGCAGTTTATAAAGATTCTGATATTTATTTACTAGATGATCCCTTATCAGCTGTAGATGCTCAGGTAGGAAAACAGATTTTTGAAGAATGTATCACTGGATACCTTAAAGATAAGTGTGTGGTATTGGTGACGCACCAACTACAATATTTGAAACACGTGAAGAAGATTTATTTATTGGGTGATAGAAAGATTGAACATTCAGGCACTTATAAAGAGATCCGGAGTTCTGGCAAACAGTTTTCAAAGCTGCTTGAAGATTTAAAAGACATTATGGATGAGGATGAGATGGTAGAAAAATATGACCTAAAACCTATAAGGAGAAGAAGGATATCGACAAAAGAAGCGGTTCCTAAGAATGATAAG AAACCAGCAATGGTTAAAGAAGGAAGAGGAGAAGGCAAAGTAGCTTGGAGCATTTACAAAACATACTTTTTATCAAGCGGGCATTGCTGTAAGATTTGGACGATATTTCTTATCTTTGTACTGGTCCAAGTATTGTCAAGTTTTCTAGAACTGTACTTAAAGGAATG GGTAAatattaatcaatttaaaaaaatacagcaagATTCCTACATCCCTCCAGTATACAATTTGACCACTAACGATAGCTTCCCAATAGTAGAAAACGTTTTCAGCTCTACAGAACCATCATCAGTTTTACCAGCCCTGTCATCATTCGAACTATTTTGGATAAATCATCTTTCAGATGACTTAGTGTTATACATATACAGCTTGGGAATAGTGTTGCTGATAGTTTTAACTATAAGTCGTTCTCTGGCATTTTATAGATGTTGCAACAAAGCCTCGGTGAGGTTACATAACAACATGTTTTATAAAACCGTTTATGCTTCTCTAAGGTTTTTTAACACCAATCCATCAGGTAGAATTTTAAACAGATTTTCCAAAGACATGAATCAAGTTGACGAGGTTTTACCACTTTGTTTGCTAGATTCTTTacag attttcttaaCGGTGATTGGAATATGCTCAGTCATAGCAAGCGTTAATCCATGGATGTTGCTTTTCACAGGAGTCAtgcttacaattttttattttcttagggTGATATTCTTGGCAACTAGCAGAGATCTTAAAAGACTTGAAGGAATAA CAAGAAGCCCAGTATACTCCCATCTAACGGCCTCCCTTCAAGGCCTAACGACCATAAGAGCTTTCGGagctcaaaaaatattaaaaaacgaatTCGACAACTACCAAAACTCAAACTGTTCCGCCTATTTCATGTTTTTGGCAGCTAATAGAACGTTTGGCTTCTGGCTCGATATGCATTGCGTTGTATTTATCACCTTTGTAACATTCAGCTTCTTGTTGTTCAATACAG gaaCTTTTGGAGGAAACGTCGGTCTGGCAATCACCCAAGCAATGAACCTGACAAGAATGTTCCAGTGGGGAATGCGCCAATGGAGCGAACTGGAGAACACCATGACTTGCGTGGAACGTATTCAAGAATATGCGGATATAGTTCCAGAACAAGATGGAGCTACTCATGATCCTCCAAAGTCCTGGCCAGCAACTGGAGATATTAAGTTTGATAATCTTTGCTTGAAATATACCCCTGAGGAACCGCTGGTGCTGAAAAATCTCACTTTTCATATAAGAAGCACTGAAAAAGTTGGTATCGTTGGACGAACTGGTGCAGGAAAGTCGTCTATAATAATAGCCTTATTCAGACTTGCTGTAAATGAAGGAAGAATTATTATTGATGGGCTTGATATCTCTAAAATACCTTTATCCAGGTTAAGGTCTAGCATATCCATTATTCCGCAAGAACCAGTCCTGTTTTCGGGCAGCTTAAGAAAGAACTTGGATCCATTCGAGGAGTACACTGACGAA GTCATTTGGAGAGCTCTGGAAGAAGTAGAACTTAAGCAAGTAGTCTCTAACTTTCCACAAGGACTGGCAAGTAAAATGTCTGAAGGAGGATCAAATTTCAGCGTGGGCCAACGTCAACTGGTCTGCCTAGCACGTGccatagttaaaaataataaaatcctcGTTCTGGATGAAGCGACCGCTAATGTAGATCCACAAACTGATGCGTTAATTCAGAACACCATCAGAAGAAAATTTCCTGATTGTACAGTGCTTACCATTGCCCACAGGCTGCATACCATCATGGATTCCGATAAGGTGGTGGTCATGGATGCTGGTAGAATCGTAGAGTTTGGACATCCACATGAATTATTACAAAAGAAGGAGAATGGGGTGTTTTATGAGCTAGTGCAACAAACCGGTGGAGCTATGGCAGATAATTTGATTGCTATAGCACATGAG aattatttagaaaaatcgaCAAAGAACTCTGATACTTGA
- the LOC126733883 gene encoding probable multidrug resistance-associated protein lethal(2)03659, protein MEDAKAVENNKVKREKNPFIKANFLEKLFFTWTFPLFIKGYKKDLLEEDLYPFLPSHESKYLGDKLDKEWSKEWKKKQENSSLWMALTRVFGKQMAVLGISYLLIEILVRITVPLFLAQLLKFFEPDTGMSKQTAYYYAAAIAICVFLSATFQHTYMLHNFHLGMKIRVATSTLIYRKALKLSKSALAETTVGQMVNLISNDVGRFELATTHIHNLWMAPLETIIVLVIMYFNIGYTGMIGVLLLLAFIPFQIWMGKKTSTFRLATAIRTDERIRLMNEIISGIQVIKMYTWEKPFAKLVEISRRREIEQIKKISVIRAIMMSFNLFLHNTSVFLCVLTYVLLGNVLDAQYVYILQSFYGILKVSVTMFFPQGVTQFAEANISVKRIRQFLMYDEVDFDSSDTFLNNFQSNESLKPDLVKHGDSSIGISMKDASLKWLKDRTENNLDHLDVEVNSGELAVIIGAVGSGKTTLLHGILGELKPVKGSIKVTGNISYASQEPWLFVGSVRQNITFGQKFDARRYHEVVRVCQLQRDFTLFPYGDRTIVGERGVSLSGGQRARINLARAVYKEADIYLLDDPLSAVDAHVGKQMFEECITGYLKDKCVVLVTHQLQYLKHVQKIYLLGDRKIEHSGTYEEIQNSGKQFSKLLEDLKDIIDEDEEEMDEKAEVEDLKPIRRRRASTKEVVPKNDKEPTMGEEGRGQGTISWSVYKTYFLSGGHWCKIWTLFLAFIVAQVVASFIEYYLKEWVNVNQFKKAQQDSYNPPIYNLTSNDSFPIIENVSNAVEPPAVLPALTAIEVFWINHLSDDLVLYIYSVGIVLLIVLTIGRSLAFYRFCNKASVRLHNNMFYKIVNAALRFFNTNPSGRILNRFSKDMNQVDEILPLTLLDTLQISLTVIAISSVIASVNPWMLLLTGIMLTIFYFLRVIFLATSRDLKRLEGITRSPVYSHLTASLQGLTTIRAFGAQTILKTEFDNYQNAYSSAYFMFLAANRTFGFWLDMHCVVFITLVTFSFLFFNTETFGGSVGLAITQAMNLTGMFQWGMRQWSELENTMTCVERIQEYADVVPEQDIGAHDPPKSWPETGNIKFDNLCLKYAPEEPLVLKNLTFDIRSTEKVGIVGRTGAGKSSIIMALFRLAVNEGRIIIDGLDIAKIPLSRLRSSISIIPQEPVLFSGSLRKNLDPFDEYTDDAIWSALEEVELKQVVSNLPQGLESKMSEGGSNFSVGQRQLVCLARAIVRNNKILVLDEATANVDPQTDALIQNTIRRKFPDCTVLTIAHRLHTIMDSDKVVVMDAGRVVEFGHPHELLQKKENGVFYELVQQTGRAMAENLIAIAQESHINIAAKNQLSNI, encoded by the exons ATGGAAGATGCTAAAGCGGTGGAAAATAATAAGGTTAAGCGGGAAAAGAACCCATTTATTAAGGcgaattttttggaaaaactctTTTTCAC ATGGACGTttcctttatttataaaaggcTACAAAAAAGATTTACTGGAAGAAGACTTATACCCGTTCTTACCATCTCACGAATCCAAATATCTCGGTGATAAACTGGACAAAGAATGGAGCAAAGAGtggaaaaagaaacaagaaaacTCCTCCTTATGGATGGCTTTAACAAGAGTTTTCGGCAAACAGATGGCCGTGCTGGGGATCTCTTATTTGCTAATTGAAATTTTAGTGAGGATAACGGTACCGCTGTTCTTGGCtcaacttttgaaattttttgaaccggACACGGGAATGTCTAAACAAACAGCTTATTACTATGCCGCTGCTATTGCCATTTGTGTGTTTTTATCTGCCACTTTTCAACATACTTATATGCTACATAACTTTCATTTGG GTATGAAAATTCGAGTGGCAACTTCAACGCTAATCTACCGAAAGGCACTTAAGTTAAGCAAAAGTGCTCTAGCAGAAACCACCGTGGGCCAAATGGTTAATTTAATATCCAACGACGTAGGCAGGTTCGAATTAGCTACCACCCACATTCATAATTTATGGATGGCACCACTGGAAACAATTATAGTACTTGTTATTATGTACTTTAATATCGGATATACTGGGATGATAGGCGTTTTGCTTTTGTTGGCTTTTATACCGTTTCAAA TATGGATGGGCAAGAAAACCTCCACTTTCAGGCTAGCGACCGCAATCCGAACAGACGAAAGAATCCGACTGATGAACGAAATAATTTCCGGAATTCAAGTGATAAAAATGTACACCTGGGAAAAACCTTTTGCCAAACTTGTTGAAATTAGCAGAAG acgaGAAATCgaacaaatcaaaaaaatctccGTTATCCGAGCCATCATGATGTCATTCAATCTGTTCCTTCATAATACATCAGTATTTCTTTGCGTTTTAACTTACGTACTCTTGGGCAATGTTCTGGATGCACAATACGTATATATTCTTCAATCCTTTTATGGAATCCTTAAAGTATCTGTAACCATGTTCTTCCCTCAAGGAGTTACCCAATTTGCCGAAGCAAACATCTCCGTTAAAAGAATTAGACAATTTCTTATGTATGACGAAGTGGATTTTGACTCAAGCGACacctttttaaataactttcaatCTAACGAAAGCCTTAAGCCAGATCTAGTAAAGCATGGAGATTCGTCAATAGGAATATCCATGAAGGATGCTTCTCTCAAGTGGCTCAAAGACAGAACAGAGAATAACTTGGATCATCTTGACGTAGAAGTCAACTCTGGAGAGTTGGCTGTTATTATTGGGGCTGTTGGAAGTGGTAAAACTACCCTTCTTCACGGTATTCTTGGAGAACTGAAACCAGTAAAGGGTTCTATAAAAGTAACTGGGAATATTTCCTATGCCAGTCAGGAACCTTGGTTGTTTGTCGGAAGCGTTAGACAAAACATCACCTTTGGCCAAAAGTTTGATGCAAGAAGATACCACGAAGTAGTCAGGGTATGTCAGCTCCAAAGGGACTTCACCCTATTTCCTTATGGTGATCGCACCATTGTGGGCGAACGGGGAGTGTCTCTAAGTGGTGGTCAACGAGCTAGAATCAATCTTGCCAGGGCAGTTTATAAAGAAGCCGACATTTATTTGCTAGATGATCCTTTATCGGCTGTCGATGCCCACGTGGGAAAACAAATGTTCGAAGAATGTATCACTGGATACCTTAAAGATAAGTGCGTGGTATTGGTGACGCACCAgctacaatatttaaaacacGTTCAGAAGATTTATCTGTTGGGCGATAGAAAGATTGAACATTCTGGCACTTATGAAGAGATCCAAAATTCTGGCAAACAGTTTTCGAAGCTGCTTgaagatttaaaagatattattgaTGAGGATGAAGAAGAAATGGATGAAAAAGCAGAAGTCGAAGACCTGAAGCCGATTAGAAGAAGGAGGGCATCAACAAAAGAAGTAGTTCCTAAAAATGATAAG GAACCGACCATGGGTGAAGAAGGCAGAGGGCAAGGAACAATTTCATGGAGCGTTTACAAGACATACTTTTTGTCAGGTGGACATTGGTGCAAGATTTGGACGCTATTTCTTGCGTTTATAGTCGCTCAAGTAGTAGCTAGTTttatcgaatattatttaaaagaatg GGTAAATGTTAACCAATTCAAAAAAGCACAGCAAGATTCCTACAACCCTCCAATCTACAACTTGACTTCTAACGATAGCTTCCCAATAATTGAAAATGTTTCAAACGCAGTAGAACCACCAGCGGTCCTACCGGCTCTTACAGCAATAGAAGTGTTTTGGATAAATCACCTTTCGGATGACTTAGTATTATACATATACAGTGTGGGAATAGTGCTGCTGATAGTTTTAACTATCGGACGTTCTTTAGCATTTTACAGATTTTGCAATAAAGCCTCGGTGAGGTTACATAACAACATGTTTTATAAAATCGTTAATGCGGCCCTAAGGTTCTTCAACACCAATCCTTCGggtagaattttaaatagattttccAAAGATATGAACCAGGTCGATGAGATTTTGCCGCTTACTTTGTTGGATACTTTACAG attTCCTTAACTGTGATTGCCATATCTTCGGTGATCGCTAGCGTTAATCCGTGGATGTTGCTTCTTACAGGAATCATGCTTACCATTTTCTATTTTCTCAGGGTGATATTTTTGGCAACCAGCAGAGATCTTAAGAGACTCGAAGGGATAA CAAGAAGTCCAGTTTACTCCCACCTGACGGCTTCCCTTCAAGGCTTGACCACCATAAGAGCCTTTGGGGCTCAGACAATCTTAAAAACCGAATTTGATAACTACCAAAACGCATACAGCTCCGCCTATTTCATGTTTTTGGCAGCCAATAGAACGTTTGGCTTCTGGCTCGATATGCACTGCGTTGTATTTATCACCCTTGTGACATTCAGTTTCTTGTTCTTCAATACAG aaacatttgGAGGAAGCGTTGGTCTGGCAATCACCCAAGCTATGAACCTGACTGGGATGTTCCAGTGGGGCATGCGGCAATGGAGTGAACTTGAAAACACCATGACCTGCGTGGAAAGGATCCAGGAATATGCGGATGTTGTTCCAGAACAAGATATCGGTGCCCACGATCCTCCGAAATCCTGGCCAGAAACTGGAAATATTAAGTTTGACAATCTTTGCTTGAAATACGCCCCCGAGGAACCGCTGGTGTTGAAAAATCTCACTTTTGATATAAGAAGCACTGAAAAAGTTGGTATTGTTGGACGAACTGGTGCAGGAAAATCATCTATAATAATGGCCTTATTCAGACTTGCCGTAAATGAAGGGAGAATTATTATTGATGGCCTTGATATCGCTAAGATACCTTTATCCAGGTTAAGGTCTAGCATATCCATTATCCCGCAAGAGCCAGTACTGTTTTCTGGCAGCTTAAGAAAGAACTTGGATCCATTTGATGAGTACACTGATGAT gctATTTGGAGTGCTCTGGAAGAAGTAGAATTAAAGCAAGTAGTCTCCAACCTTCCCCAAGGATTGGAAAGCAAAATGTCCGAAGGAGGATCAAACTTCAGCGTGGGCCAACGTCAACTGGTCTGTCTGGCACGTGCCATAGtcagaaataataaaatcctCGTTCTGGATGAAGCAACGGCCAATGTGGATCCACAAACTGATGCGTTAATTCAAAACACCATCAGAAGGAAATTTCCTGATTGTACAGTACTCACTATTGCTCACAGGCTGCATACTATCATGGATTCCGATAAGGTGGTGGTCATGGATGCTGGAAGGGTCGTAGAGTTTGGACATCCACACGAGTTAttacaaaagaaagaaaatgggGTGTTTTATGAGTTGGTGCAACAAACTGGTAGGGCTATGGCAGAGAATTTGATCGCAATAGCTCAAGAG agtcaCATTAATATAGCTGCAAAAAATCAGCTATCTAATATTTAA
- the LOC126734392 gene encoding protein spindle-F, with amino-acid sequence MDDGQGSQYAIQIAVHTLRDRCKNLQQRVALLEEENVNLRIQCSKNDDAKDSLNELDRLRAQVAELSEQKEQLHNKVKMVTNENQDLWGKLSKLTRVNKSLGSQLSKINDTLTQHSSPATSPTTQTNLIRSKTFTKSEVQTKLLQKNLEENDKISLELVDISLKLSDCFSKQRKELDALCSEISEITFSNCELTTDNCGFLFDEELQDDTFVDIHAFQEDLATLKDALLYQQTVLELNVKNMLNIKDKVQCKRCLSKGTKIEKCTSTSDLNKKTFDSKSTETERSNNTSPNQRQNHAEPPPTNDRICPLCSKEFRKEIDFVIFQRHVEEHFVPDVEAYELL; translated from the exons ATGGATGATGGACAAGGCTCCCAATACGCAATACAAATTGCAGTGCATACATTGAGAGACAGATGCAAGAATTTGCAGCAGCGGGTCGCTTTATTGGAAGAGGAAAATGTGAATTTAAGAATTCAGTGTTCTAAGAATGATGATGCCAAGGATTCTTTAAATGAGTTGGATCGTTTAAGAGCACAG gtAGCAGAGTTGTCAGAACAAAAAGAACAACTACACAACAAAGTCAAAATGGTTACCAATGAAAACCAAGATCTGTGGGGCAAATTAAGCAAACTAACCAGAGTCAATAAATCCTTGGGCAGTCAGCTTTCTAAAATCAATGACACCTTAACACAG CATTCCTCCCCAGCAACTAGCCCAACCACTCAAACCAACTTGATTAGGTCAAAAACTTTCACCAAATCAGAAGTGCAGACTAAGCTGCTACAAaagaatttagaagaaaatgATAAAATCAGTTTGGAACTAGTAGATATTTCCCTGAAATTATCAGATTGTTTCTCAAAACAGAGAAAGGAATTGGATGCCTTGTGTTCGGAAATTTCAGAAATTACTTTTTCCAATTGTGAACTGACTACTGATAACTGTGGTTTTTTATTTGATGAGGAGCTGCAAGACGACACTTTCGTGGATATACATGCTTTTCAGGAGGATCTTGCTACTTTAAAGGATGCTTTATTATATCAACAAACAGTTTTAGAGTTGAATGTAAAAAATATGCTCAACATTAAAG ataaagtccagtgcaagcGCTGCCTGTCTAAAGGGACTAAGATTGAAAAATGCACTTCTACAAGTGACCTTAACAAGAAAACATTTGATAGCAAAAGTACCGAAACTGAAAGGAGTAACAACACCAGCCCAAACCAAAGACAAAATCACGCTGAGCCTCCCCCAACGAACGATCGAATATGTCCCTTGTGCTCGAAAGAGTTCCGGAAGGAAATCGATTTTGTGATATTTCAAAGGCATGTAGAGGAACATTTCGTTCCTGACGTAGAAGCTTATGAGTTATTATAg
- the LOC126733885 gene encoding glutamine synthetase-like, giving the protein MAPIKLLPFKVKCHNLKKLFHTTSLKFGFLDCSADAQLDKGVADRFLCLPIPEPKTQISYVWIDGSGLDLRMRSKTLDFIPCTYKDCPNWTFDGSSTFFSPANKSDNYIVPIAMYADPFRRGNNKIVLCETFTPDKKPTKTNHRQACIEVLNKVCDQEVMFGFQQQFYFIGPEGRPYGWPCGAMPRQTGKNYSGLGSTRAVGREIMECIYRCCLYAGIDFHGTTAERAYGQWQALTGPTLSIKAADDLWMVRYIITRVAETFGISASFKANPVRKGGVPSGMHTNFSTKKSRDENGYQVIMDYMTKLEKNHKADQKFFDCSGGDHLKDRLTGDHHTSHLDKFKWGVGDRTASVKISPSVADKKKGFFQDRRPSSCADPYNLIIALVCTCLL; this is encoded by the exons ATGGCCCCTATAAAATTGCTGCCTTTTAAAGTAAAAtgtcacaatttaaaaaaactattccaTACTACGTCTTTGAAATTTGGCTTCCTGGATTGTTCGGCAGACGCGCAGCTGGATAAGGGAGTGGCGGACCg atttttatgttTGCCAATACCAGAACCGAAGACCCAAATTTCCTATGTCTGGATCGACGGTAGTGGACTGGACTTGCGCATGCGATCAAAGACTTTGGATTTTATTCCGTGCACTTATAAGGATTGTCCTAATTGGACTTTTGATGGAAGCAGCacttttttta GTCCCGCAAACAAATCTGACAATTACATAGTCCCAATTGCTATGTACGCGGACCCATTCAGAAGAG GAAACAACAAAATTGTATTATGCGAAACGTTTACACCAGACAAAAAACCGACAAAAACAAATCACAGACAGGCGTGCATCGAAGTGCTGAACAAAGTGTGCGACCAAGAGGTGATGTTTGGATTTCAGCAGCAATTTTACTTTATCGGACCGGAGGGAAGACCTTATGGGTGGCCTTGTGGAGCTATGCCAAGGCAGACTG gaaaaaattattctggGCTTGGTAGTACTAGAGCAGTGGGCAGGGAAATAATGGAGTGTATCTATAGATGTTGCCTCTACGCTGGCATTGATTTTCATGGTACTACCGCCGAG AGAGCTTATGGGCAGTGGCAGGCACTAACTGGACCTACGTTAAGCATTAAGGCAGCAGATGATCTATGGATGGTCAGATACATAATAACCAGGGTGGCAGAGACGTTTGGAATTAGTGCCAGCTTTAAAGCTAATCCTGTAAGAAAAGGCGGAGTTCCCTCAG GAATGCACACAAACTTCTCCACAAAAAAAAGTAGGGATGAGAATGGTTACCAAGTTATAATGGACTATATGACCAAACTGGAAAAGAATCATAAAGCggatcaaaaattttttgattgcTCAGGAG GTGACCATTTAAAAGACCGATTAACCGGTGATCATCACACGTCTCATCTAGATAAATTTAAATGGGGTGTTGGAGACCGAACAGCGAGTGTTAAAATATCCCCATCCGTGGCCGACAAGAAAAAAGGGTTTTTCCAAGACAGGCGTCCCTCCAGTTGTGCCGATCCTTATAACCTCATTATCGCCCTAGTGTGTACTTGTCTGTTgtag